One region of Nothobranchius furzeri strain GRZ-AD chromosome 16, NfurGRZ-RIMD1, whole genome shotgun sequence genomic DNA includes:
- the tubgcp5 gene encoding gamma-tubulin complex component 5, with protein sequence MAHWSTFEKETEKETKKLIRSISKIEDEEDQNFQSALKFTWSNFKFHRYLDVDSHKVQRSISGIYEKLMVHSDLSKAGSWMRLTEEFLNSPLPNTHETKTDAHYSVLSLLLFLSDSPSNTNFTERLWAKETEPEDNFDWAKYLMEGEDIDAGPYPDTPEWSEEESEDDDSQQPISREDSGIQLDRTPQEDQDSSNKTVPVAWTVGEPDARAWLEQHVVTPYWATHASRFPHSLHLHSNLLNVWDQHLYNTDPLYLPEEKAFVSETQVIRETLWLLSGVKKLFIFQHHDGKVSVRNDVVVTHLTSNCLLSVLEHVSVYGQAVFRLQRFIDEVTGHSSEPGPPGSGSCSRKGSEPPFRTYQAFVWALNKYFTGFKEELTTIEKEIISNDETVTLSAVLERLSSHLAQIKVLHKVFCTGVAEVPPATPNVVRASHLLNTLYKAIIEYDSVGEASEQTVALLFSLWTETVRPYLEIVDEWIVHGHLFDPAKEFIIQRNKDVPVNHRDFWYATYTLYSVSEMVDNEEKLNDAASGSSGGDQSSSNRQLTMVSFLKPVLKQIIMAGKSMQLLKNLDWKEAESSETSSRDAERKSLYTLFLESVQSRLCSQEGSPANTVSEQQATARSLVKMQSIMAQHLEIDDVHDPLLAINFARLYLEQSDFHERFSGGDFIVDRSSQSITCQTFELTLRSCLYPHIERRYIECCGNLMKTLKKDYMLLEYLQAMRNHFLLEAGDTMYDFYTAIFDKVQEKESWQQPSFLNMQLQEAVGQRYPEDSSRLSVFLENIDPSRKKHPVNNLDALTLSYKVPWPVDIVISSECQKIYNQVFLLLLQIKWAKYSLDTLRFSDFTDIAEKLEGSLGEEVKPKEPSNQQIHRMCLLRVKLMHFVNSLHNYIMTRILHSTGLEFQHQVQEAKDLDQLIKIHYRYLATIHDRCLLREKVSFVKEAIMKVLNLVLIFSDRWQAGFGAWKIESIDKVESDFKNCHMFLVTILNKAVCRGSFPHLESLALSLMAGFEQC encoded by the exons ATTTCATCGTTATTTGGACGTCGACAGTCATAAAGTTCAACGCAGTATAAGTGG AATCTATGAGAAGCTGATGGTTCATTCAGACCTGAGTAAAGCCGGCAGCTGGATGAGACTGACTGAAGAATTTCTGAACTCCCCCCTACCCAACACTCATGAAACCAAG ACTGATGCACACTACAGTGTGCTGTCGCTGCTGCTCTTCCTGTCAGATTCGCCCTCAAACACAAACTTCACTGAAAGACTCTGGGCGAAGGAGACGG AACCAGAGGACAACTTTGACTGGGCCAAATATCTGATGGAGGGTGAGGACATAGACGCTGGGCCGTATCCGGATACCCCT GAGTGGTCCGAGGAGGAGAGCGAGGACGATGACAGTCAGCAGCCAATCAGCAGGGAGGACTCTGGGATCCAGCTGGACAGAACCCCCCAGGAGGACCAGGACAGCTCCAACAAGACCGTTCCAGTTGCATGGACAG TGGGTGAACCGGATGCCCGGGCCTGGCTCGAGCAGCACGTCGTGACTCCGTACTGGGCGACTCACGCTTCTCGTTTCCCTCACAGCTTACACCTACACTCCAACTTACTCAATGTTTG GGATCAGCACTTGTACAACACCGACCCACTGTATCTGCCAGAAGAAAAGGCCTTTGTGTCCGAAACTCAAGTGATACGGGAGACGCTGTG GCTCCTCTCTGGGGTTAAGAAACTCTTTATATTTCAGCATCATGATGGGAAAGTGTCAGTGAGAAATGATGTGGTTGTAACTCATCTGACAAGT AACTGCTTGCTGTCTGTGCTGGAGCATGTGTCCGTGTATGGACAGGCTGTGTTCAGGCTTCAGAGGTTCATAGATGAGGTGACGGGTCACAGTTCAGAGCCCGGTCCTCCAGGCTCCGGCTCCTGCTCCAGGAAGGGCTCCGAGCCACCATTTAGGACCTACCAGGCTTTTGTTTGGGCTTTGAACAAGTACTTCACCGGTTTCAAAGAAGAGCTGACCACAATAGAGAAAGAGATCATAAGCAATG ACGAGACCGTGACTCTGTCTGCAGTTCTGGAGCGACTCAGCTCTCACCTGGCTCAGATCAAAGTGCTGCACAAAGTCTTCTGCACAGGAGTTGCAGAAGTTCCACCTGCCACCCCCAACGTGGTGCGGGCCTCTCACCTGCTCAACACACTCTACAAGGCCATCATTGAATATGACAGTGTTGGAGAAGCATCAGAGCAAACG GTGGCCCTGCTGTTTTCTTTATGGACAGAAACAGTCCGACCTTATTTAGAGATTGTGGATGAGTGGATTGTTCATGGCCATTTGTTCGATCCTGCCAAAGAGTTCATCATCCAAAG AAACAAGGATGTCCCGGTGAACCACAGAGACTTCTGGTACGCCACATACACGCTGTACAGCGTGTCGGAGATGGTGGATAACGAGGAAAAGTTAAATGATGCAGCCAGCGGGAGCTCTGGAGGCGATCAGAGCTCCAGCAACAGGCAGCTCACCATGGTGTCCTTCCTCAAACCCGTCCTAAAGCAGATCATCATGGCTGGGAAGTCCATGCAGCTGCTTAAAAATCTAGACTGGAAGGAGGCTGAGAGCTCTGAGACGTCCTCCAGGG ATGCAGAGAGGAAAAGTTTGTACACACTCTTTCTGGAGTCTGTGCAGTCGCGTCTCTGCAGCCAAGAAGGGAGTCCAGCAAACACCGTGTCTGAACAGCAGGCCACAGCGAGGAGTCTCGTAAAGATGCAGTCCATCATGGCACAACACCTGGAGATCGATGATGTCCATGACCCGTTACTGGCCATTAACTTTGCCAG GCTCTACTTGGAGCAGAGCGACTTCCATGAGCGTTTCTCTGGCGGTGACTTCATTGTGGACCGCTCGTCTCAGTCGATCACCTGCCAGACGTTCGAGCTCACGCTGCGTTCCTGCCTCTACCCCCACATCGAGAGGAGGTACATTGAGTGCTGTGGGAACCTGATGAAGACTCTGAAGAAAGACTACAT GCTGTTGGAGTACCTCCAGGCGATGAGGAACCACTTTCTGCTGGAAGCTGGAGACACCATGTATGACTTTTACACCGCCATCTTTGACAAGGTGCAGGAGAAGGAGAGCTGGCAGCAGCCCTCCTTTCTCAACATGCAGCTGCAGGAGGCAGTCGGACAGCGCTACCCAGAGGATAGTAGTCG GTTATCTGTCTTTTTGGAGAACATTGACCCCTCCAGGAAAAAGCACCCAGTGAATAATTTAGATGCTCTAACCCTGAGCTACAAG GTTCCCTGGCCTGTTGACATTGTGATCAGCTCTGAGTGTCAGAAGATTTACAATCAGGTGTTTCTCCTCCTGCTGCAGATTAAATGGGCTAAATACAGTCTGGACACACTTCGATTCAGCG attttACAGACATCGCTGAGAAACTGGAAGGGTCTTTAGGTGAGGAAGTAAAGCCGAAAGAGCCTTCAAACCAACAGATTCACAGAATGTGTCTACTGCGAGTGAAACTGATGCACTTTGTCAACAGCCTTCACAACTACATCATGACCAGG ATTCTGCACAGCACTGGACTGGAGTTTCAGCATCAGGTGCAGGAAGCAAAGGACCTGGATCAGCTGATCAAAATCCACTACAGATACCTGGCGACTATTCATGACCGTTGCTTGTTGAGGGAgaag GTCAGTTTTGTGAAGGAGGCGATCATGAAAGTTCTCAATCTGGTCCTCATCTTCTCAGACCGCTGGCAGGCTGGATTTGGAGCTTGGAA GATCGAGTCCATTGATAAAGTGGAGTCAGATTTCAAAAACTGTCACATGTTCCTGGTGACGATACTAAATAAAGCTGTGTGTCGGGGCTCCTTTCCTCACT TGGAGTCTCTGGCTCTGTCTCTGATGGCAGGATTCGAGCAATGCTGA